In Aedes albopictus strain Foshan chromosome 3, AalbF5, whole genome shotgun sequence, the following are encoded in one genomic region:
- the LOC134290287 gene encoding uncharacterized protein K02A2.6-like: protein MLIDSGADVNVIGGKDWLRLEQEYKAGLANLKFVEQSNPKDLRAYGTHSPMKVECIFQAQIVAVEGKAPAIQAIFYVVRNGSRSLLGRSTASDMGILHVNATVNHLDKLNDLTVFPKVPEVKVKFSVDETVPPVRNAYYNVPAAFREAAKNRLAEMESQGIIKKVTSASNWISGMSAVAKGKDDFRLVVNMRGPNRAINREYFRLPLLEEMKVQLHGSKFFAKLDLKNAFYHLELHPESRDLTTFLTENGMYRFTRLMFGVNCAPEIFQREMTRILKDVKNKIVYIDDVLMFASSLEDLRKTVCDVLERLRSNNLTLNAAKCEFDKTRLKFLGYELDEHGSHVDDAKIKSIQQFREPSTISELRSFLGLASFVSPHVKHFADITSPLWEIIASKSWTWGAKQSAAFNTVKEQIIKCCVTLGFFSEDDKTILYTDASPVALGAVLVQEDLQGKSRIISFASKSLTITERKYAQNQREALGAVWAVEHFSFFLLGRHFTLRTDAQGVSFILNRSREDSKRALTRADGWALRLSPYNYTVEYVRGADNIADPSSRLYSGEDKPFDEENSPWEIASLEANTIEFITENEIKAATSEDKTLQEVMDALKSGHWPRHLRRYQLLENDLDTRNGMLVKTGCVIIPETLRKRTLEVSHQGHPSAAKHKSILRQRVWWPGMNQDAQKWVDACATCAVNGRPEKPTPMQRIFAPKAVWETIALDFNGPYARFGGISILVVVDYKSRYLIARPVKSTNFEQVKKDLEDVFEREGTPKFIKSDNGPPFNGQDYKTYCESRDITTIFSTPLFPQQNGLVESYMKLINKAMASATLNGTSYVEELSMAIQAHNAACHSVTQYPPEEIMSGIERRKKQERNGKTNDEEPDLAESILETP from the exons ATGCTTATCGACTCCGGCGCGGACGTTAACGTTATCGGGGGTAAAGACTGGCTTCGCCTTGAGCAAGAGTACAAGGCAGGATTGGCCAATCTCAAGTTTGTTGAACAATCGAACCCTAAAGATCTCCGTGCATATGGTACACACAGTCCTATGAAAGTAGAATGCATATTTCAAGCACAGATTGTTGCAGTGGAAGGCAAAGCACCTGCCATTCAAGCGATATTCTACGTTGTACGCAACGGATCAAGATCGTTGTTAGGTCGATCAACGGCTAGTGATATGGGGATATTGCACGTTAACGCAACGGTTAACCATCTAGACAAACTAAACGATCTAACCGTCTTTCCTAAAGTACCTGAAGTTAAGGTAAAATTTAGCGTTGATGAAACAGTACCACCCGTCCGAAATGCGTACTATAACGTTCCTGCGGCATTTCGAGAAGCAGCCAAGAATCGACTGGCGGAAATGGAATCACAGGGTATTATCAAGAAAGTCACCAGTGCATCCAACTGGATTAGCGGTATGTCCGCAGTTGCCAAGGGAAAGGACGACTTTCGCCTCGTGGTCAATATGCGAGGTCCAAACAGAGCAATCAATCGAGAATACTTTCGTCTCCCATTGCTCGAAGAGATGAAAGTGCAACTCCATGGGTCCAAATTCTTTGCCAAACTCGATCTCAAAAACGCTTTCTATCATCTCGAACTTCATCCCGAATCTCGTGATTTAACAACATTCCTAACGGAAAATG GTATGTACCGATTTACCAGGTTGATGTTCGGGGTGAACTGTGCCCCCGAAATCTTCCAAAGGGAAATGACACGGATCCTTAAGGATGTTAAGAACAAAATCGTCTACATCGACGATGTTCTTATGTTTGCGAGTTCGCTGGAAGATTTGCGTAAAACTGTGTGCGATGTGTTGGAAAGGTTGCGGTCAAACAATCTAACTTTAAACGCTGCCAAATGTGAGTTCGACAAAACTCGCCTGAAATTCTTAGGTTACGAACTCGACGAACACGGTTCTCACGTTGACGATGCGAAAATCAAAAGCATACAACAGTTTCGAGAGCCCAGTACGATATCTGAATTGCGCAGTTTTCTCGGATTGGCTTCTTTCGTCAGTCCTCACGTGAAGCATTTTGCGGACATCACTAGCCCCTTATGGGAAATTATTGCCAGTAAATCCTGGACATGGGGAGCTAAACAGAGCGCCGCGTTTAACACGGTTAAAGAACAGATTATAAAATGCTGTGTTACACTGGGATTTTTCTCCGAAGACGACAAAACGATTCTGTACACAGACGCCTCACCTGTAGCACTTGGCGCCGTTTTGGTACAGGAAGATTTGCAAGGCAAGTCAAGAATCATTAGTTTTGCGTCTAAATCCCTTACCATTACGGAGAGAAAATACGCTCAAAACCAACGAGAGGCTCTTGGAGCAGTCTGGGCCGTCGAACATTTTTCGTTCTTTTTACTCGGTCGACACTTCACGCTGCGAACTGATGCTCAGGGAGTATCATTTATTTTGAATCGATCTCGTGAGGACTCCAAGAGAGCTCTCACACGAGCCGATGGTTGGGCGCTACGGTTGAGTCCTTACAACTACACGGTGGAATACGTACGGGGCGCGGATAATATCGCTGATCCTTCATCACGATTGTATAGTGGAGAAGACAAGCCATTCGACGAGGAAAACAGCCCATGGGAGATTGCAAGCCTGGAAGCAAACACCATTGAGTTCATCACGGAAAACGAAATAAAGGCAGCTACATCTGAAGACAAAACCCTTCAAGAAGTCATGGACGCTCTCAAGTCTGGACATTGGCCAAGACACTTGCGAAGATACCAGCTTCTCGAAAACGACTTAGATACTCGAAATGGTATGCTAGTGAAAACCGGTTGCGTGATTATCCCTGAAACCCTTCGAAAACGAACGTTGGAAGTGTCGCACCAAGGCCATCCTTCAGCCGCCAAGCATAAGAGTATCTTGAGACAGCGTGTGTGGTGGCCCGGAATGAATCAGGATGCTCAAAAGTGGGTAGACGCGTGTGCAACTTGCGCTGTTAATGGTAGACCCGAAAAACCAACCCCAATGCAACGTATCTTTGCTCCAAAAGCAGTGTGGGAGACCATCGCCTTGGATTTCAACGGCCCATACGCGAGGTTCGGTGGAATCTCCATCTTAGTTGTCGTTGATTACAAATCGAGGTATTTAATAGCTCGGCCGGTAAAATCCACTAACTTTGAACAAGTCAAGAAGGATCTCGAGGATGTGTTTGAAAGAGAGGGCACTCCAAAGTTTATCAAATCAGATAATGGCCCTCCTTTTaacggccaggactacaaaacctACTGTGAGAGTCGCGATATCACCACAATTTTCTCAACCCCGCTATTTCCACAACAAAACGGTCTGGTAGAGAGCTACATGAAGCTAATAAATAAAGCCATGGCAAGCGCTACACTGAACGGAACGAGTTACGTCGAAGAGTTGAGTATGGCAATCCAGGCTCACAACGCAGCATGCCACAGTGTAACCCAATATCCTCCGGAGGAAATCATGTCAG GGATCGAGAGGCGAAAGAAGCAGGAAAGAAACGGGAAGACCAACGACGAGGAGCCCGACCTTGCCGAATCAATCCTGGAGACACCGTAA